Within Schaalia sp. HMT-172, the genomic segment GACGGCGCTTGCCGGGAAGAAGCTGGTGGTGTCGGTGACGACAGGCGCCGGCGAGTCCTACTACTCCGCACAGCCGGGCGGTTTCGACCGCTTCCTGGCTCCCGCGATGGCGACGTGCGCGCTGACGGGAATGGAGTTCGCGGGGAGCCTGCCGCTGTTCGGAGTCTCCTACGCGAATCGCACGGATGAGGCGGCACGCGCCGACATGGTGGAGCGTTCGCGCGAGCACGCGGCTCGCCTCGCGAAGTTCGTCTCCGCCCTCTGAGCTGCCCCTGCCGTCAGGCGGGATGAGAACCCGTCCCCGGCCTCGTCCACATACGAGGTTGGGGCCGGGCCCTACTTCTTCTTTCTTTTCTTCGGTGCGGGCAGTTCCTGCCACATCGCATCGACGACGTCGCACAGCGTGTCGCGGTCCTCCACCTCGACGAGGAGCATCTCCTTCGCTCCCTCGTAGGGGGTGGCGCGCGGGGCGCCGGGCAGGAGCCGTTCGGAGGCGGGCGTGACCTTGAGCAGGAAGCGGTCGTCGTAGATGCCGCCGATGACCTTGCTCCGGTAGTAGAGGACGTATTCGCCCATCATTTTGCGGTGCGCCACGTCGTCCAGCTCGCCCAGCAGGTCGAGCACGAATTCCAGGTATTGGTTGGTGGACGACATCGTTCATCCTCGCTTTCCCGCTCAACGACATGCTCACCTGATCCTGCGCTGCATTGAGTGGCCTTCCTCTATTGTGGCGTATGAAAACAGTGTAGGAGCCTGTGAGCGGTCCCGGTGACCACGTTCGTTCATTAATCAACGAGGCCGGGGTTGGCTGCAGGGCTAGCTAGTATCACCGCGACGCAAGGGCGTGAGGGGCTTGACCTCGCGCCTCAGAGCTCCGTTAGGATGTGGGGCATGACAGATACGCGTGACCCGCGAGGGATTGTTACATTCATCGTCCGGTACCTGATGCTCCAAGTGGGCCTCCTGGTCTTGCTCGTATTCTCCTTGTCATCCAGCCTTGTTCTGTTGACTTTCATCTGTCTCATGGGCTTCTTCACCTTCTTCCAGGTGTTGGCATCCATCTCCCGGGATTTTCTCGACCGCGCCGGATCGTGGAAGGCTATCGTGATCGCGGGTACTGTCCTCACCGACGTACCCATCCTGTGGTGGTTCGGGCGACTGGTGTCTGGCATCGCAGGCAGCGGGTCCGACTGGTGGCTCGTGACTGCGTGGCTGCCCTACCACTTCGTCGCTGCCTTCTTTGCGTGGGGGCTCCGCGAGACGATCCGCACGGCAGGCGCTCAAAATACCGCCATATCCAGTGCCCCTGACAGCACCGTTGAGTCCGGCGACAACGAGAACCCCGGCGATCCCGAAGAGGAGGCGGACGCCCCAACGAGCGCCCTCGCGACCGCGGAATCCGAAGCCGACGACCGCTAGTCGTTTTTGGGAGCGGATGTCACCGCCTGGATTGCAGGGCCGCGACCACGAGAGCGCAAGCCTCCGCATCGGAATCCGCACGGTGATGATTGAGCTTAAACCCCGGCACCAGAGCCTTCGTAACGGTTGGCAGCTTGTAGTTTTCCAGGCCAGGGACCACGTGCTGCGCTGTT encodes:
- a CDS encoding TfoX/Sxy family protein is translated as MSSTNQYLEFVLDLLGELDDVAHRKMMGEYVLYYRSKVIGGIYDDRFLLKVTPASERLLPGAPRATPYEGAKEMLLVEVEDRDTLCDVVDAMWQELPAPKKRKKK